A segment of the Bacteriovorax sp. BAL6_X genome:
CAAATGTATTTTTTAAGTCATATGGCCTAGAGTGATTTAGATCATTTAAGAAGACTTGCGTTGAATTCTTCTTTTTATTTGCAGCATATTTTGAGCTTTTGCGTTTAGCTTTCTTATTACTTGGCGCAACAGTTTCTTCACTATGTTCTCGTGCTACCGAAGATGGCGCTCTTTTACTAATCGTTGATGTCGTTGAGTTTAGTTTTGCTTTAACCTTAGGCTTAACAAGTTCATATTCGATACCAACTTCTTTCGCTAAATAACTATAAGTATTAGACTTCGTTGCATTATTACCAACAAAGAAGACATAGCTAAAGCTAAATAATGTTGCCAGGAATAGTCCGACGTATAGTATTGATTTTTTCAAGATCCCTCACAGGTCATATTTTTTCACTTCGGGTAAAGAAAATTTATTCTTAAATATTTTCGACTTACCGCTGTATTTCTTTAGTATTTAAACATTTGACGTATAAATTACTAAATTCAGCTACTTATATCGGCTTTTCAGAGATATTATTGAATTTGCTGGCAATTTTTTGTGGAGTTTTAAAAAAATGAAATGTAATTTCAGTATGTTACAAAGTTAGTTGGCTTAACTAAATATTTTTACATTCATTAATTTAATGGCTTTCTTAAGGATTTCTTGAGGTTTGTACTTAATATTTATTTAGCTAATTGAGAGGCCCAACTAAAAGTTAGGCCTATTATTTTTTTAAAATTGATTGCTACGGTTATTCAGCGGCAAAGTGGCCAATGTAATCAATCGAACATGTATCTGGGTTAACAGCTACTGCAGCATTGAACCAACCTGAGTGCTCTGAACCGATTGCCGAGTAGATAAGCTTGTCTTCATTGAATTGTGCTAGCTTATTTCCTCTATCATTTAGAAGCTCCGTACCTTCTGTTAGGTACATTAGGTATCTTACTTGAAGTGGACGATCCGCTCTAATTTTTCTTTCAAGTTTCTTGCTTACAATATTGTCACAAGCGATCACATTTGAATTAATTGCTAAAAATGAGATAAGTGATAAAAGTGTCATTACTAATTTCATAAGTTGGCCTTTGTGTGGGTTTTAGTTGGCCGCATCCTATCTAAGCAATGTTATATAGACAAGCTTGCGCTGCCTTAAATGTAAAAATTGCTATGAAATTAACAAGATCTTAATAATTCTCAATAGAGTATTTTAGAAGTTTTTGCTCGTCTATAATTTCGATACTTCTGCCACTTTTAGTTATTAAACCTGCTAATTCTAGCTCCTTTAAGATTCTTGTAACACTCTCAAAAGTTGAAACTGCAAAATCTGCAACTTCTTTGCGAGTCCAATGATGTTCCGGGTGCTTAAGTTTTAAATAGACTAGTGCTTCTACAATTCTTGCCTTGGCCGATTTATCTGCCATTCTCGCAAGTCTTCTTTCTGCATTGCCTAGCTCCCTTGCAAGAATTTTCGTCATATTCTTAAGTAGATCTGGGCTTTGAAGACAAATTTTGTCACATTGTTTACGATCAATAAGCATTAATTTTGATTTTGTGAGGCTAATTGAATTGGCGTGATAAGGTTCTTCTAAAAAGTATGAACGATGCCCGAAGATCTCTCCTGGGCCATAGACTCTTAAAAAGCTCTCTTTACCATTTTCGCTATTATAATAAAGTCCAATAATTCCCTCTTCAACAATATAGAGGAACTGAGGGGCTTCTAATTCTCTGTAAATGGCCTGGCCTTTTTGGTACTGACGAAAAATAGGCCGTTCAATATTATTTAAGATTTCCTTTATCATATTTTTCCAAATTTGATGGGCATCAATGTTAGTTTATAATCATTATATATAATTAATTAAATTATGTAAGTCTTTGAACTATTGTAAAGGACTGATTTTCAACAAAAAGGTAAGTGTATGACTAACTCTCTATGGCCACTATTTGGCGGGATTTTAATCGGAACTTCTGCCGCTCTTTTACTCTATTTTAATGGGCGTGTTGCAGGGATTTCTGGAATACTTTTCAATTGTCATAAGAAAAATGACGGTGGTCATTGGCGAATCTTTTTTATTCTTGGGCTTTTACTAGGTGGACTTGTGGTTAAATTGGTGGGGCCAAGTTTTTTAGATTATTCTCTCAATCTTTCATATACTAAGGCCATCATTGCTGGCCTATTTGTCGGTGCAGGAACACATTTGGGTTCAGGTTGTACAAGTGGGCACGGTGTATGTGGACTTTCACGTTTCTCAATGCGATCGCTGGTTGCAACAATCACTTTTATGGCCGTAGCTATCGCTGTTGTCTCTTTAATGGGGTTATTATAATGAAAAAGTTTACAAGTTTAATTTCAGGAATGATATTTGGCATTGGTTTAACTATTTCAGGGATGGTGAATCCAAAAAAAGTCATTGGTTTCCTAGATATCTTCTCTCTACAGGGAGGATGGGATGCATCTCTTGCCTTTGTAATGGGGGGGGCCGTTGTTATTGGTATTTTTGCCACTAAGTATATTACTAAGCGTGAAACTCCTATTTTTGATGTCAAATTTCACTTACCAACTAAGATGAAGATCGATAAGAGACTAGTATCAGGTGCAGTTCTGTTTGGAGTTGGTTGGGGGATTGCAGGGATTTGTCCTGGACCGGCCATTGTAAATCTGATTAATATTTCTGCTCCAATAGTTATATTTGTAATTGCAATGTTTGCGGGCTCTCAAATCTCTAAGAAATTAGCTCCCTAATGGAGTCTTCTAAGATAATTCTTATATGTGTCAACTAGTCT
Coding sequences within it:
- a CDS encoding Crp/Fnr family transcriptional regulator — encoded protein: MIKEILNNIERPIFRQYQKGQAIYRELEAPQFLYIVEEGIIGLYYNSENGKESFLRVYGPGEIFGHRSYFLEEPYHANSISLTKSKLMLIDRKQCDKICLQSPDLLKNMTKILARELGNAERRLARMADKSAKARIVEALVYLKLKHPEHHWTRKEVADFAVSTFESVTRILKELELAGLITKSGRSIEIIDEQKLLKYSIENY
- a CDS encoding YeeE/YedE family protein, producing MTNSLWPLFGGILIGTSAALLLYFNGRVAGISGILFNCHKKNDGGHWRIFFILGLLLGGLVVKLVGPSFLDYSLNLSYTKAIIAGLFVGAGTHLGSGCTSGHGVCGLSRFSMRSLVATITFMAVAIAVVSLMGLL
- a CDS encoding YeeE/YedE family protein, whose protein sequence is MKKFTSLISGMIFGIGLTISGMVNPKKVIGFLDIFSLQGGWDASLAFVMGGAVVIGIFATKYITKRETPIFDVKFHLPTKMKIDKRLVSGAVLFGVGWGIAGICPGPAIVNLINISAPIVIFVIAMFAGSQISKKLAP